The following proteins come from a genomic window of Miscanthus floridulus cultivar M001 chromosome 2, ASM1932011v1, whole genome shotgun sequence:
- the LOC136536244 gene encoding uncharacterized mitochondrial protein AtMg00810-like — protein sequence MYVDDVIITGTRAKDIDSFKREMVTHFRMSDLSVLSYYLGIEVRQAKEALTLGQIAYASKLLEWSNMAKCKPCVTPMEEWLKLMKASTAVKVDGTLYRASSAVCAT from the coding sequence ATGTATGTGGACGACGTGATCATCACCGGCACACGTGCCaaggacatcgatagcttcaagcgcgagatggtgactcattttcgaatgagcgatcttagcgtgctctcctactacctcggcatcgaggtgagacaggcgaaggaggcactcacgctcggtcagatcGCGTACGCCTCGAAGCTATTGGAGTGGAGCAACATGGCTAAATGCAAGCCGtgtgtgactccgatggaggagtggctgaagctgatgaaggccaGTACCGCGGTGAAGGTAGATGGAACACTCTACCgagcatcatcggcggtctgtgctacctag